A stretch of DNA from Gottschalkia acidurici 9a:
TACGCAATAATATCTCACATTTTATTTTTGTACCAGAAACTGATGTTCCTTTACTAAATTTCTAGTTCTAATTAAGTAAATATGTATTTAAAAATTATATTGGGTTATCTGGATATTCTTCTATATATTTTTTTTATCAAATTTTGTAGTGCAGCCTCTTGAGGTCTCTCATTTAAGTATTTGTATTTCCAAATAATAAGTTGATCACTAAAACTATAGTCGCTATCAAGCAAATTCGTATAGTCAAAGTGAACTTTTAACTTTCCCGTTCTATCTAATATTAATGTAAATGAGTACCATAGTTTTTGATTCTCGTTTTTAAAAACTTCTCTCATCGATTCCGCTAATGCAAACAATTTCCTTTTATTTGTTTTGAATTTCTGTTCATCAACTTTATATTTATAAGGAATTTCAAGACTGTATTCGTAACTCTCAAGATTTGATGCAGGAAGGTAGTAAAAATAAGTACTCCCACCATCCTCTGATATTTGTGCATAAAAGTAAAACTTTATCCATTCTTGTGGAATCATTTCATTAACTGTTTCAGCAATTTGTCTATATATATCATTTAGTCTTTTCTCCAAGTATATCACCCTCCCGATTGATTTTTTATTATTTTCTCAACTATTCCTTTGCCTTCAATTTCATATGTTATTTCAAAAGAATCTGGTCTTGATAAATCATTAGAATATATCGGGTCTATTTTTACAGAAACCTTTCTTGGTAGTATTTCCTTCAATGCATTAGCCCACTCTTTTTCCATCGTATACCATTCCCCACCTGCACGGTTAATTTGACTGTTTTGAGCAAAAAGATTATCAATATCACCCGAACCGTGAAATTGTCTTCCTATTAAGTGGCCACCATCATCATTAGGTAATATGTTTTCTCTACCAGCAACTCTTTGCATTGCCGGTTTTCTCTTTGCTTCTTTTAATATCAGATTGTCTGCCTCTACATCAATAACTCTTCCCAAATCATCCGTGATATACTTATATACGTCTTGCGTCATATAACGAATATTCTAGTATATATAAATAGTATTTACAATATATATTTCAAATTGTGTTTTAAGTATTTGTCGACACTTTTTTTAATTTATGTTGATAAAGATACTTTATTGTCATATTGATTCAATTCATGTCTTTTTTTGATCACTATATCTTATAGATATTAATCTACTAAAAAAACATTAAAGATATTTTTATGATAAAATATAAAAAACTATATATGATTTTTGTTTAATTTAAAGGAAGGTGTTTTAATGGGTATAGTTGGTTTAATAGTTGAATATAATCCTTTCCATAATGGACATTTGCATCATTTATTGGAGTCAAAAAAGATAACTAACTCTGAATATTCTGTAGCTATAATGAGCGGAAATTTTTTGCAAAGAGGTGAGCCTGCTCTTGTGGATAAATGGTCTAGAGCTAAAATGGCTATAGACAATGGAGTTGACTTAGTATTAGAACTACCATTTATATATTCTTGTCAAAGTGCGGAGTTCTTTTCTAATGGTGCAATAAAGATATTAGATAGTCTGAATATTATAGATAGTATATGCTTTGGAAGTGAGGCAGGTAATATTGACATTCTAGATGATATAGCTAGTGTTCTATTAAGTGAACCTAAAGAGTTTAGTGAGCATTTGAAAAGTAACTTAAATAAAGGTTTGTCTTATCCTAAATCTAGAAGTATAGCATTAACTAATTTTTTTAAAAATAATAATTATATTAATTATAATGAAATAGAAAGTGTAGTTTCAAATCCTAATAATATATTAGGTATAGAGTATATTAAGTCGCTAAAAAGACTTAATAGTAAAATAAAACCTTTTACCCTAAAAAGAATTTCTTCTAATTACCATGATAAGAATATTAACGGAAGTATAGCAAGTGCTACAGCTATACGTGAAGAATTTTTTAGAAGTAAAAACTTAGATAAGATAAAAGGTACTATACCTAACGATACATATAAGTATCTGTTAGAATTTTTAAATATAAATAAATCATTTAATTCCGTAGATAACTTCAGAGATATATTATTATATTTAGTTAGAACTATGGATTATAATAATATTTGTAATATTATGGATATGGAAGAAGGACTGCAAAACAGAATCTTAAAAGCTTTTAATAACTTTAATGACTTAAACCATGTATTAAAAGAAATTGGAACTAGAAGATATCCCTTAACTAGAATTAAGAGAATTTTAACTCATATATTAGTAGGACTAAAAAAAGATACCTTTAATAAATTAAACTCTTATGGCCCTCAATATATTCGAGTTCTTGGTGCTAGTAAAAATGGTATCAAAATTTTAAGTGATATTAAATATAAATCTAATCTTCCCATAATAACTAAATTTTCTAATTACAATAAATTTAATAATGAAACTTTAAATGAAATGATCGAGCTAGACAAAAAAAGCTACTGATATCTATTTTACAGGTCTCAATAGATTTAGTAATAATTCTAATATTGGCTTAGACTATTATACTTCTCCATATTTTTTAAAAAGATAAATGAATTATTCATATTCATTTATCTTTTTTACTATATCATCCATCTTTGCTAATGTAGCTTTATATCCTATTTCTACGCACTCCTCTACTAAATCAAATCTAGTTGGTCCTATATGAGATAAGTCAGGTGCTATAATAATATCTGCCTCTAGCTTTTTATTTAAGGTTGCATTTCTTGTTAGCAAGTCGATTGACTGTATAATGGTATCTAATATATTATTTTTTTTAGATTGAAAAACTGTATATCCTAAGTCTACAGCAATGGTAATGTCTGAACCTATTTTTTTTATTTCAGATACAGGTATTCTATCTAAAACTGCACCGTCTACCAATATCATATCTTTTACTTTAACAGGTTCGAATACACCTGGTATAGATATACTAGCTCTAACTGCTTCACATATTGGACCTTCTTCAAACACATATTTCTCAGAACTTTTTAAATCTGTAGCTACTGCTATAAATTTTTTGCTTAGCTGCTCTATTCTCTTTCCTTTAGTAAGTAGTTTTATCATTTCTTCTACTTTTTTGCCCTTTATAATTCCTCTTTTCGGAACAGTTATATCTACCCATAGTTTTCTATCTACACGTGCTGCAATATCTCCAATCATAGAAGGTTTTATATCACAACAGTATAAGCTTCCTATTAAAGCTCCTGAACTGCATCCAGCCACAACATCTACGTCTATATTATTTTCCTCTAGGGCTTTTAGTACTCCTATATGTGCCAATCCTCTTGCAGCACCTGACCCTAAAGCTATCCCTATAGTAGGTTTATTTTCCAATACATTCACCCCTTTTAAACATTCAATTTTATTATCATATTAACCAATTAATTTAAATATAATGTAACATATATCACAGGAGGGTCATTATGACTATTTTAACTTTTATTATTATATTAATGTTTATTATATTATTCTCCATATTATTAAAAAATAAATCTTATATATGGAACTTTATTGTTATTTTTTTAGTCTTATTTTTGGTTATAAGTATAATAATTTATCCTAAACATTCTGTAGATGCTGCATTAGAAGGTGTTCAAACTTGGTTATTCGTAGTTCTACCATCTTTACTACCTTTTTTTATAGGAGCTGAACTTCTGACAAAGTTAGGACTCGTTGACTTTATAGGTATACTACTTGAGCCAATAATGTATCCCTTGTTTAGAGTTCCTGGAAAGGGATCCTTTGTATTTGCTATGAGTGTTACATCAGGTTATCCTGTAGGAGCTAGCTTAGTTTCCAACTTAAGGTCTGAAAATTCCATTACTAAGAGTGAGGCTCAGAGACTAATTTCTTTCTGTAGTACCTCTGGACCATTATTCATAATAGGAGCCGTTTCAATTGGTATGTTGAAAAATCCATTGGCAGGAACTTTACTATCAATATCTCACTATCTTGGTGCCATTAGCGTAGGAATTCTTTTTAGATACTTAGGAGAATATGATAAATTTAGAAAAAATAATTCTAATATAAATTACATAAAAAAGTCTTTCAACGCACTATTAAATTTAAAAAATAAAGATTTAAGCTCTTTTAGCTTGATGATGAGTGACTCTATAAAGTCTGGATTTAATTCTATAACTATGGTAGGAGGCTTTATTATAGTATACTCGGTAATTATAGAAATTTTAGATGTTACTAATATAATGAACTATGTATCTAGCTTATTGATTTCTTTGACTCAATTAAACATTGATTCAGAGCTAGTTAAATCTCTCTTGTCTGGTATAATAGAGTTAACCAATGGATGTAAATCCATATCTGAATTAAATATAAGTCTTATATTAAAGTTATGTTCTGTTAGCTTTATAATAGGATGGGGTGGATTTTCAGTTCATAGTCAAGCAATAAGTATGATGAATAAAACAGACATAAGTTCAAAGTTATATTTGATTTCAAAAGTATTACACGGTGTTTTATCTAGTTTATATACTTACTTAATATATACATTCTTCTTTAAGGATAAACTAAATATAATTTCAACTACTACATCTAATATAACTTCTTCCTATCCATCTAACCCATTATCAACTTTTAAATTTGCATTAAAATTAGAAGCAACTGTAGTCGTTACAATTATAGCCATTTCTATTGTAACAGGAACTCTGTATACTATTAAGCATTACTTAAGTAAATAACAAATTTACATAAAATAAAGACTTAATGCATGTGATAAAAATTCCACATAGATTAAGTCTTTCATTGATTTGTCTTTATATTATCTATTTTCGCTTAACTCACTTCTATTTATCTCTAATACGTCTATAGTATCCTTTATTCTTCCTTCTAATTCTCTTAAATTGTTCTCCATATTTTTCAATATATCATCAGCATATTCATTTGCACCTATGCGTATTTCTTTTGCATTACTTTGTGCTTTCGCCATTATTTCTTGAGCTCTATCCTGAGCCTGGCTTACTATTTCATGACGATCTACCATTTCTTCTATATGTAGCTGAACTTCTTTAACCATAGTGTCAGCATCGCTCTGCGCCTCAGCAAGTATTCTTTGTCTCTCTTCTTTTATCCACTCAGCTTGCTTTAGTTCGTCAGGTAATTTTACTCTTATTTCTGT
This window harbors:
- a CDS encoding antitoxin YezG family protein; the protein is MEKRLNDIYRQIAETVNEMIPQEWIKFYFYAQISEDGGSTYFYYLPASNLESYEYSLEIPYKYKVDEQKFKTNKRKLFALAESMREVFKNENQKLWYSFTLILDRTGKLKVHFDYTNLLDSDYSFSDQLIIWKYKYLNERPQEAALQNLIKKIYRRISR
- a CDS encoding DNA/RNA non-specific endonuclease — protein: MTQDVYKYITDDLGRVIDVEADNLILKEAKRKPAMQRVAGRENILPNDDGGHLIGRQFHGSGDIDNLFAQNSQINRAGGEWYTMEKEWANALKEILPRKVSVKIDPIYSNDLSRPDSFEITYEIEGKGIVEKIIKNQSGG
- the ylbJ gene encoding sporulation integral membrane protein YlbJ — translated: MTILTFIIILMFIILFSILLKNKSYIWNFIVIFLVLFLVISIIIYPKHSVDAALEGVQTWLFVVLPSLLPFFIGAELLTKLGLVDFIGILLEPIMYPLFRVPGKGSFVFAMSVTSGYPVGASLVSNLRSENSITKSEAQRLISFCSTSGPLFIIGAVSIGMLKNPLAGTLLSISHYLGAISVGILFRYLGEYDKFRKNNSNINYIKKSFNALLNLKNKDLSSFSLMMSDSIKSGFNSITMVGGFIIVYSVIIEILDVTNIMNYVSSLLISLTQLNIDSELVKSLLSGIIELTNGCKSISELNISLILKLCSVSFIIGWGGFSVHSQAISMMNKTDISSKLYLISKVLHGVLSSLYTYLIYTFFFKDKLNIISTTTSNITSSYPSNPLSTFKFALKLEATVVVTIIAISIVTGTLYTIKHYLSK
- a CDS encoding patatin-like phospholipase family protein: MNVLENKPTIGIALGSGAARGLAHIGVLKALEENNIDVDVVAGCSSGALIGSLYCCDIKPSMIGDIAARVDRKLWVDITVPKRGIIKGKKVEEMIKLLTKGKRIEQLSKKFIAVATDLKSSEKYVFEEGPICEAVRASISIPGVFEPVKVKDMILVDGAVLDRIPVSEIKKIGSDITIAVDLGYTVFQSKKNNILDTIIQSIDLLTRNATLNKKLEADIIIAPDLSHIGPTRFDLVEECVEIGYKATLAKMDDIVKKINEYE
- a CDS encoding nucleotidyltransferase, whose amino-acid sequence is MGIVGLIVEYNPFHNGHLHHLLESKKITNSEYSVAIMSGNFLQRGEPALVDKWSRAKMAIDNGVDLVLELPFIYSCQSAEFFSNGAIKILDSLNIIDSICFGSEAGNIDILDDIASVLLSEPKEFSEHLKSNLNKGLSYPKSRSIALTNFFKNNNYINYNEIESVVSNPNNILGIEYIKSLKRLNSKIKPFTLKRISSNYHDKNINGSIASATAIREEFFRSKNLDKIKGTIPNDTYKYLLEFLNINKSFNSVDNFRDILLYLVRTMDYNNICNIMDMEEGLQNRILKAFNNFNDLNHVLKEIGTRRYPLTRIKRILTHILVGLKKDTFNKLNSYGPQYIRVLGASKNGIKILSDIKYKSNLPIITKFSNYNKFNNETLNEMIELDKKSY